One window of the Asticcacaulis sp. SL142 genome contains the following:
- a CDS encoding glycosyltransferase family 4 protein translates to MDLQVLQGESAERGVGRYSEGLADAIIGTGQADVTAVLNTALPSRFEKAYDWAQKRLPKSAIRVFRGMDRTMGLIAGNEIRQQRAAGLYDAFVRRLGVDALHTPAPFDGMGDETVIGDRRLGVDNHTLRFSTLYDLIPFQEPELHLADARYKAWFDSRLAVLKTCDGLFAISDYTRKVAIDQAGIDPAKIVTIFADASPLFKPLDFTPDERRAVLHRFSITKPFIMHTGILEARKNVACLVSAFSKLPDEMRHRHQLVLIANATQAQKRDVLNYAAKCGLVPGDIVFPGYVVDEDLVKIYNLAQITIMPSFTEGFGLPLLEAMRCGTPVLGADTTSIPEVIGCDDYTFDPFSSDELALKIHSLLNDRGAWEAGRSHALRQQALFSWKRSAELAMDGFSELTNRHSARGDDFDVKYTFLGRKVQIDNDAIDIQASEQPNFDRSRLPLVVIEGNCLTNAQEKTLSEGPAIILHAHDVVRINTSPYLRYLTKGYGGLRDENLSIDVNSLRNIQGALFLGAFEPGYKLSSSTRQGLRSASSQITPILELLTQLPNHFPSEDATELAVLMGSNLLPHNRPPALLVDISELVHRDAKTGIQRVVRSILRHFLSMETIYRVEPVYREGDYYKYARAYTSRFLDLPNLENVDTYVTFYSGDIFLGLDLDATISEGAMQALLRERMRGVKLVWVIYDMLPVLRPEWFDVGLGDAVNNWVNRIEVCADQLVCISRAVADDVLSHLQCQKPDRIRDLTLSWWHLGADLGNIVPTRGISCSHQSLLDQISAEWPVFLTVGTIEPRKGIRRLLDGAEAFWKSGGNASFVLVGKQGWAVEPLIKYLSCHPEMGRRLFWFSEASDEVLESLYMRATAVILPSEGEGFGLPLVEATRHGKPVLARDLPVFREIGGKSPYYFNEKSGREFADSINTWLKMQKKYKKAAGSLKVKTWAESANDLYNAVVNHQEYKVWRRDV, encoded by the coding sequence TTGGATTTGCAAGTTCTGCAGGGCGAATCCGCCGAAAGAGGCGTCGGCCGCTACTCTGAGGGTTTGGCAGATGCCATCATAGGCACAGGCCAGGCGGATGTTACAGCCGTTCTAAACACGGCTCTGCCGTCGAGATTCGAAAAGGCGTATGATTGGGCACAGAAACGACTCCCAAAGTCGGCAATCCGTGTTTTTCGCGGCATGGACCGGACTATGGGGCTGATCGCGGGTAATGAAATACGCCAGCAAAGAGCCGCGGGATTATATGATGCTTTTGTGCGGCGACTAGGCGTTGATGCCTTGCATACTCCGGCTCCTTTTGACGGCATGGGTGATGAAACGGTTATAGGTGACCGCCGGCTAGGGGTTGATAATCACACTCTCCGATTTTCTACGCTTTATGATTTGATCCCCTTTCAGGAACCTGAACTGCATCTGGCGGATGCCCGCTATAAAGCTTGGTTTGACTCACGGCTGGCCGTGCTAAAAACCTGTGACGGTTTATTCGCTATTTCTGATTATACTCGTAAGGTCGCCATTGATCAGGCGGGTATCGATCCGGCTAAAATCGTCACGATCTTTGCCGACGCAAGCCCCTTGTTCAAGCCGCTTGATTTTACGCCTGACGAGCGTCGTGCTGTTCTGCATCGTTTTAGCATCACTAAGCCATTCATCATGCATACGGGCATTCTTGAGGCCCGAAAAAATGTAGCTTGTCTTGTGTCGGCATTCAGTAAGTTACCCGATGAGATGCGCCACCGTCATCAACTCGTCCTCATAGCCAATGCGACGCAGGCCCAGAAGCGAGATGTATTGAACTATGCCGCCAAGTGCGGGCTTGTGCCTGGAGACATTGTGTTTCCGGGCTACGTGGTGGACGAAGATCTAGTTAAAATCTACAATCTGGCTCAAATAACTATAATGCCCTCATTTACTGAGGGTTTTGGATTGCCGCTGTTGGAAGCCATGAGGTGCGGTACGCCTGTGCTTGGTGCCGACACGACGAGCATTCCTGAGGTCATTGGTTGTGATGACTATACCTTTGACCCGTTCTCGTCCGATGAATTGGCGCTCAAAATCCACAGCCTGTTGAATGATCGAGGCGCGTGGGAAGCTGGACGAAGTCATGCGCTTAGACAGCAAGCCTTGTTCTCATGGAAGCGATCGGCTGAGTTGGCCATGGATGGTTTTTCAGAATTGACGAACCGCCATTCAGCCAGGGGCGATGATTTTGATGTCAAATACACCTTTTTAGGTAGAAAAGTTCAAATAGATAACGATGCTATCGATATTCAGGCCTCAGAACAGCCCAATTTTGATCGAAGCCGACTGCCTTTGGTCGTTATCGAAGGCAACTGCCTTACAAACGCCCAAGAAAAAACTTTAAGCGAAGGGCCTGCAATTATATTACATGCGCATGATGTCGTCCGCATTAATACGTCTCCATACCTGCGCTATTTAACAAAAGGCTATGGTGGTTTGCGTGATGAGAATCTAAGCATCGACGTTAATTCATTGCGAAACATACAAGGTGCATTGTTTCTTGGCGCTTTTGAGCCAGGATATAAACTATCATCTTCAACGCGTCAGGGGCTACGGTCTGCTTCGTCCCAAATCACGCCAATATTAGAGCTTCTGACCCAGTTGCCTAACCATTTTCCGTCAGAAGATGCCACGGAATTGGCAGTTCTTATGGGGTCTAATTTATTACCACATAACCGCCCCCCTGCACTTCTGGTCGATATTTCTGAACTAGTCCACAGGGATGCAAAAACAGGCATTCAACGTGTTGTACGCAGTATTTTGAGGCATTTTCTCTCTATGGAAACAATTTACCGGGTTGAGCCTGTTTATCGTGAGGGGGATTATTATAAATATGCGCGTGCTTATACGTCCAGATTTTTGGATTTACCAAATTTAGAAAATGTTGATACCTACGTAACATTTTATTCAGGTGATATCTTTCTTGGCCTTGATCTGGACGCAACGATTTCCGAGGGGGCAATGCAAGCATTGCTGCGTGAGCGAATGAGAGGAGTCAAATTGGTATGGGTGATATATGATATGCTGCCAGTTTTAAGACCTGAGTGGTTTGACGTTGGTCTCGGCGACGCCGTCAATAATTGGGTCAATCGTATTGAAGTTTGTGCGGATCAATTGGTTTGCATATCTCGAGCAGTTGCTGATGATGTTTTAAGTCATTTGCAATGCCAAAAACCTGATCGGATCAGAGACCTAACTTTGTCGTGGTGGCATTTAGGTGCAGATTTAGGTAATATCGTACCTACACGCGGGATAAGTTGCTCTCATCAATCTCTTTTAGATCAAATCTCTGCCGAGTGGCCAGTATTTCTAACTGTCGGGACTATTGAACCTAGAAAGGGAATTCGCAGACTTTTAGATGGCGCTGAGGCGTTTTGGAAATCTGGCGGAAATGCCAGCTTCGTACTAGTGGGCAAGCAAGGGTGGGCGGTTGAGCCGCTCATTAAATATTTGTCTTGCCATCCTGAAATGGGACGCCGATTGTTTTGGTTTAGTGAGGCTTCAGATGAGGTTCTGGAGAGCCTTTACATGCGTGCAACGGCTGTAATATTGCCAAGTGAAGGTGAAGGATTTGGATTGCCGTTAGTCGAAGCTACTCGACACGGAAAGCCCGTTTTAGCGCGTGACTTGCCTGTATTTAGGGAGATTGGCGGAAAAAGCCCTTACTATTTTAATGAGAAATCCGGGCGTGAATTTGCGGATTCAATTAATACGTGGTTGAAAATGCAAAAAAAATAC